One genomic segment of Nothobranchius furzeri strain GRZ-AD chromosome 10, NfurGRZ-RIMD1, whole genome shotgun sequence includes these proteins:
- the psmg1 gene encoding proteasome assembly chaperone 1 has product MATFFGEVLSVYSRAVDEDDEDLDENEEDEQIRRELDEKRTVQLQWSTDVTESLRSGNKLLCSDFVLAVGHNAASFLSAYVLASAKWDAVGRALVWNERSRAATGQTSEESACVFYRHKDTPAVLICHVTCYVAEDQQFQWTEKVFDCLQPRELTVTVLSDGSVADYKTADYLCSSSAPFLRALHTSAFSDQPVCQPLEQPNIVTGLPAAVLNHCQVHRIAAVVYQCYSDVIGPDSVTMETYKPTLTKLGKSIQVNSSPQTDALRKFVRATEIQSNLYI; this is encoded by the exons ATGGCAACGTTTTTCGGTGAAGTGTTATCTGTATATTCTCGGGCTGTAGATGAAGACGACGAGGACCTTGATGAAAATGAAGAAGATGAGCAAATCCGCAGAGAACTGGACGAAAAGAG GACTGTTCAGCTGCAGTGGAGCACTGATGTCACAGAGTCACTGAGGAGTGGAAACAAGTTGCTGTGTTCAGACTTTGTCCTCGCCGTGGGACACAATGCTGCCA GCTTTCTGTCAGCGTACGTTCTCGCCTCTGCAAAGTGGGACGCAGTTGGACGAGCGCTGGTGTGGAACGAGAGGAGCCGTGCTGCAACCGGGCAGACCAGCGAGGAGTCGGCATGTGTTTTCTACCGACACAAGGACACCCCAGCA GTTTTGATATGCCATGTGACTTGCTACGTCGCAGAAGATCAACAGTTTCAGTGGACTGAAAAG GTGTTTGACTGCCTGCAGCCCAGGGAGCTGACTGTGACCGTGCTGTCAGATGGCTCGGTGGCTGATTACAAGACGGCAGACtatctgtgcagcagctctgctccCTTCCTGCGAGCTCTCCACACCAGTGCTTTCAGTGATCAGCCTGTCTGCCAGCCACTGGAGCAGCCAAACATAGTTACAGGACTTCCAGCTGCAG TACTGAACCACTGCCAGGTGCACCGCATCGCTGCTGTTGTTTACCAGTGTTACAGTGATGTCATTGGTCCTGACTCTGTCACCATGGAGACCTATAAACCTACACTAACCAAGCTTGGCAAGTCTATACAG GTAAACTCGTCTCCACAGACGGATGCACTCCGCAAGTTTGTCAGAGCCACTGAAATTCAGAGTAACCTTTATATTTGA